In a single window of the Dreissena polymorpha isolate Duluth1 chromosome 3, UMN_Dpol_1.0, whole genome shotgun sequence genome:
- the LOC127871489 gene encoding uncharacterized protein LOC127871489 has translation MTTRSTDSQEPGQTTSVHTEEVDETSTETKEHSDTAHEYNSQDAAENMLNSESSDIDDSDNDKDYIPEEGDASSDESIVVELIPNIQRFQKKTASTLPPVESLQSRARDESSAEAHKTNITIAQTNNSEYRHYDKRFYCMFCEKAQIKLKKTFAFAA, from the exons atgactactagatctacggacagccaggaaccaggacaaacaacatccgtacacacggaagaagtcgatgagacg AGTACCGAAACTAAAGAACATAGCGACACTGCACACGAGTACAATTCACAAGATGCAGcagaaaatatgttgaacagtgaatcatcggatatcgat GATAGTGACAATGACAAAGACTATATTCCGGAAGAAGGCGATGCATCGTCAGATGAGTCGATAGTTGTCGAACTCATACCAAACATTCAAAGATTTCAAAAAAAGACAGCGTCAACACTACCTCCTGTTGAATCCTTGCAATCTCGTGCACGTGACGAATCATCCGCAGAGGCACACAAAACCAACATCACCATCGCTCAAACAAATAACAGTGAATACAGACATTACGATAAGagattttattgcatgttttgcgaaaaggctcaaataaaactaaaaaaaacatttgcttttgCAGCATAA